The following coding sequences are from one Lolium rigidum isolate FL_2022 chromosome 6, APGP_CSIRO_Lrig_0.1, whole genome shotgun sequence window:
- the LOC124663035 gene encoding putative respiratory burst oxidase homolog protein H gives MASPGGGGHAADRPVPLDGITVDSGGGGGGARAQGMGLPRPPGWMKQPSRLASGVRQFASRVSMKVPDGVAAGIGIRPGGLGRMTRMQSSAQVGLKGLRFLDKTSGGKDGWKAVERRFDEMNKGGLLPKESFGKCIGMGDSKEFAGELFVTLSRRRKIEAEAGVNKEQLKEFWEEMTDQNFDSRLHIFFDMCDKNGDGMLTEDEVKEVIVLSASANKLAKLKSHAATYSSLIMEELDPDDRGYIEIWQLETLLRGMVSAQAPEVKLKRTTSNLARTMIPLRYRSPLKRHLTKTMDFIHENWKRIWLVTLWLAANLALFIYKFEQYKHRASFQVMGNCVCIAKGAAETLKLNMALILLPVCRNTLTTLRSTALSHVIPFDDNINFHKVLAASIAIGTTLHTLAHVTCDFPRLISYPNDKFMALLGSNFNWKQPTYLDLLQSTPGITGILMIIIMSFAFTLAMHSFRRSVVKLPSPLHHLAGFNAFWYAHHLLLVAYILLVVHSYFIFLTREWYKKTTWMYLVVPVLFYACERIIRKVRENNFGVTVLRAAIYPGNVLSLHMKKPPGFKYKSGMYLFVKCPDVSPFEWHPFSITSAPGDDYLSVHIRTLGDWTSELRDLFGKCCEAQVTSKKATLSRLETTVIADSQIEDTRFPKVYIDGPYGAPAQNYKKYDILLLVGLGIGATPFISILKDLLNNIKTNDEVESVHGSEIGSFKNNGPGRAYFYWVTREQGSFDWFKGVMNEVADSDHSNVIEMHNYLTSVYEEGDARSALIAMVQSLQHAKNGVDIVSGSKIRTHFARPNWRKVFADLANAHKNSRIGVFYCGSPTLTKQLKDLSKEFSQSTTTRFHFHKENF, from the exons ATGGCGTCGCCGGGTGGTGGCGGGCACGCCGCGGATCGGCCGGTGCCGCTGGATGGGATCACCGTCgacagcggaggcggcggcggcggcgccagggCGCAGGGGATGGGGCTGCCTCGGCCGCCGGGGTGGATGAAGCAGCCGTCGCGGCTGGCGTCCGGGGTGCGGCAGTTCGCGTCGCGGGTGTCGATGAAGGTGCCGGACGGGGTGGCGGCCGGCATCGGCATCCGGCCGGGCGGCCTCGGCCGGATGACGCGGATGCAGTCCAGCGCGCAGGTGGGGCTCAAAGGCCTGCGCTTCCTCGACAAGACCTCCGGCGGCAAGGACGGCTGGAAGGCCGTCGAGCGCCGCTTCGACGAGATGAACAAGGGCGGACTTCTCCCCAAGGAGAGCTTCGGCAAGTGCATCG GCATGGGTGACTCCaaggagttcgccggcgagctGTTCGTGACGCTGTCGCGGCGGAGGAAGATCGAGGCGGAGGCCGGCGTCAACAAGGAGCAGCTCAAGGAGTTCTGGGAGGAGATGACCGACCAGAACTTCGACTCGCGGCTCCACATCTTCTTTGACAT GTGCGACAAGAACGGCGATGGGATGCTCACGGAAGATGAGGTCAAGGAG GTTATTGTGTTGAGCGCGTCGGCAAACAAGCTGGCCAAGCTGAAGAGCCACGCAGCGACCTACTCGTCGCTGATCATGGAGGAGCTCGACCCCGACGACCGTGGCTACATCGAG ATTTGGCAGCTGGAGACTCTGCTCCGAGGGATGGTGAGCGCGCAGGCGCCAGAGGTGAAGCTGAAGCGGACGACGTCGAACCTCGCGAGGACGATGATCCCGCTGCGGTACCGGAGCCCGCTGAAGCGGCACCTCACCAAGACCATGGACTTCATCCACGAGAACTGGAAGCGGATATGGTTGGTGACACTGTGGCTGGCCGCCAACCTTGCCCTCTTCATCTACAAGTTTGAGCAGTACAAGCACCGGGCCTCGTTCCAGGTCATGGGCAACTGTGTCTGCATCGCCAAGGGCGCTGCCGAGACACTGAAGCTTAACATGGCGCTCATCCTCCTCCCTGTATGCCGCAACACGCTAACCACACTCAGGTCCACTGCTCTCAGCCATGTCATTCCCTTCGACGACAACATCAACTTCCACAAG GTCCTCGCGGCCTCCATCGCGATCGGGACGACACTCCACACGCTCGCGCACGTCACCTGCGACTTCCCAAGGCTGATCTCCTACCCGAATGACAAGTTCATGGCCCTGCTGGGGTCGAACTTTAACTGGAAGCAGCCGACGTACCTTGACCTTCTCCAGAGCACCCCGGGGATCACCGGCATCCTGATGATCATCATCATGTCCTTCGCCTTCACACTGGCGATGCACTCCTTCAGGCGGAGCGTCGTGAAGCTCCCGTCGCCACTGCATCACCTAGCTGGCTTCAACGCCTTCTGGTACGCACACCACCTGCTGTTGGTCGCGTATATCCTCCTGGTGGTGCATTCCTACTTCATATTCCTCACCAGGGAGTGGTACAAGAAGACG ACATGGATGTACCTGGTAGTCCCTGTCCTCTTCTATGCCTGCGAGAGAATTATCAGAAAAGTTCGCGAGAACAATTTTGGCGTGACCGTTCTGAGG GCTGCCATTTACCCTGGTAATGTGCTCTCTCTTCACATGAAGAAGCCACCAggtttcaagtacaagagtgggaTGTACCTGTTTGTCAAATGCCCTGATGTCTCGCCTTTCGAATG GCATCCGTTCTCCATCACTTCTGCACCTGGAGATGACTACCTGAGCGTGCATATCCGCACACTAGGTGACTGGACATCTGAACTCAGGGACTTATTCGGAAAG TGTTGCGAGGCACAAGTTACTTCTAAGAAGGCTACCCTTTCAAGACTTGAAACTACGGTTATCGCAGACTCTCAGATAGAGGACACTAG GTTTCCTAAGGTCTATATTGATGGCCCTTATGGTGCGCCTGCACAAAATTACAAGAAATATGACATTCTTTTGCTTGTTGGTCTTGGGATCGGCGCCACTCCTTTCATCAGCATACTCAAAGATCTCTTGAACAATATAAAGACTAACGAT GAGGTGGAAAGCGTACACGGTTCTGAGATAGGCAGCTTCAAAAACAATGGGCCAGGGAGAGCTTACTTCTACTGGGTTACAAGAGAGCAAGGATCATTTGACTGGTTCAAAGGAGTCATGAATGAAGTTGCTGACAGCGACCACAGC AATGTCATAGAGATGCACAATTACCTCACCAGTGTGTATGAAGAAGGCGATGCCAGGTCAGCGTTGATTGCCATGGTTCAGTCACTCCAGCATGCCAAAAATGGTGTTGATATCGTCTCTGGAAGCAAG ATTCGGACACATTTTGCAAGACCTAACTGGAGAAAAGTATTTGCTGATTTGGCCAATGCCCACAAGAATTCGCGCATAG GTGTGTTCTATTGTGGGTCTCCAACACTCACAAAACAACTCAAGGATCTTTCAAAAGAATTCAGCCAGTCAACCACAACTCGGTTCCATTTCCACAAGGAGAACTTCTAA
- the LOC124665743 gene encoding uncharacterized protein LOC124665743 — protein MEEVQDMQESETASVVKVPREPAIIINGVPELPPDCPSGSQPAVRDAPGSQVDPRFGEWLEGRKVRKLFGDKYYVGKVVKYESQSNWYNVVYEDGDQEDLEWAELEEILLPLDITIPLKTLVMDKCKRQSAVPDYKPKVGRPKKVYAMLEGARNETSGTVPLPQGTSVASNQTMVVAVNDQKSNNVLGLLQMSASNDVTSASASTGENAQVCLKSSDQPRKRGRPRKDRTISSDIQPKKRGRPPKKSSMPGDPRNSVHKRNAQTIRQEKLKRENMRVQGATPGAQLF, from the coding sequence ATGGAGGAAGTTCAAGACATGCAAGAGTCAGAGACTGCATCTGTTGTCAAAGTACCTAGAGAGCCTGCCATCATTATCAATGGTGTCCCAGAATTGCCTCCTGATTGCCCGTCTGGTTCACAACCTGCAGTAAGAGATGCCCCAGGATCTCAAGTCGATCCTCGCTTTGGTGAATGGCTAGAAGGGCGGAAAGTGAGAAAGCTCTTTGGAGATAAGTATTATGTGGGGAAAGTTGTCAAGTATGAAAGTCAAAGCAATTGGTACAATGTTGTCTATGAAGATGGAGACcaggaagatcttgagtgggccgAACTGGAGGAGATCCTACTACCATTGGACATAACCATTCCACTCAAAACACTTGTTATGGACAAATGCAAACGTCAGAGTGCAGTTCCTGACTACAAACCTAAGGTGGGCAGGCCCAAAAAAGTTTATGCTATGTTAGAAGGCGCAAGGAATGAAACATCAGGTACGGTTCCATTACCCCAAGGAACTAGTGTTGCGAGCAATCAGACCATGGTTGTAGCAGTGAATGACCAAAAGTCAAACAACGTACTAGGGTTGCTTCAGATGTCTGCATCAAATGATGTCACGAGTGCATCAGCATCAACAGGAGAAAATGCTCAAGTATGCCTGAAGTCTAGTGATCAACCTAGAAAGAGGGGCAGGCCTCGAAAGGATAGAACTATCTCAAGTGATATTCAACCTAAAAAAAGAGGCAGGCCTCCAAAAAAGAGCAGTATGCCTGGAGATCCTCGGAATAGTGTTCATAAGCGAAATGCACAGACAATTAGACAAGAAAAACTGAAGAGAGAAAACATGCGCGTGCAAGGAGCAACACCTGGAGCTCAATTATTCTAA